From Nycticebus coucang isolate mNycCou1 chromosome 6, mNycCou1.pri, whole genome shotgun sequence, the proteins below share one genomic window:
- the LOC128587332 gene encoding 60S ribosomal protein L39 codes for MSSHKTFRIKRFLAKKQKQNRPIPQWIRMKTGNKIRYNSKRRHWRRTKLGL; via the coding sequence ATGTCCTCTCATAAGACTTTCAGAATCAAGCGGTTtttggccaagaaacaaaaacaaaatcgtcCCATTCCCCAGTGGATTCGAATGAAAACTGGTAATAAAATCAGGTACAACTCGAAGAGGAGACACTGGAGAAGAACCAAGCTGGGTCTATAA